A section of the Deinococcus taeanensis genome encodes:
- a CDS encoding serine hydrolase, producing the protein MTLRPLRAVAADPDGVFPLASTYKQAVLWAVLRELDAGRLQAKERFSVTRQNQSLGSFPFDHSDVRTLSERMIRNSDNTATDILHRRAGLQTVQGLADHLGLCHTRLILPTKAWWAAQAGLSPAFNAASAWPEARGPEQARLAGQIDADAQQTRPDYLQRQLDTYFEQRHRLAEDLRVYNLSTPYEFGTLVAQEFLRPDLSEGARRWQRDVMALGFGRSALTITHQGRVRYVGAKGGNGWQLLTYSGYVETTDGRHLVYVFMQHGAEQTYTMPNTRRAFLWINAALKVILDGPPIRSAVSWP; encoded by the coding sequence GTGACCCTGCGGCCCCTCCGCGCGGTTGCTGCTGACCCGGACGGCGTGTTCCCACTGGCGAGCACGTACAAGCAGGCGGTGCTGTGGGCGGTGCTGCGCGAATTGGACGCCGGACGGCTGCAGGCGAAGGAGCGTTTCAGCGTCACGCGGCAGAACCAGTCGCTCGGAAGTTTCCCGTTCGATCACTCGGACGTGCGGACCCTCTCCGAGCGCATGATCCGCAACAGTGACAACACGGCCACCGACATCCTGCATCGCCGCGCCGGGCTCCAGACCGTTCAGGGGCTCGCGGATCACCTGGGTCTGTGCCACACGCGGCTGATTCTGCCCACCAAGGCCTGGTGGGCGGCGCAGGCAGGGCTGTCTCCGGCGTTCAACGCTGCCTCCGCCTGGCCGGAGGCGCGCGGGCCGGAGCAGGCCAGACTTGCCGGGCAAATCGACGCGGACGCCCAGCAGACCCGGCCTGATTATCTGCAGCGGCAGCTGGACACGTACTTCGAGCAGCGGCACCGGCTGGCGGAGGACCTGCGGGTGTACAACCTCAGCACCCCGTATGAGTTTGGAACGCTGGTCGCGCAGGAATTCCTGCGGCCCGACCTGAGTGAGGGGGCGCGCCGCTGGCAGCGGGACGTGATGGCCCTCGGGTTCGGCCGCTCGGCCCTCACCATCACGCATCAGGGACGCGTGCGGTACGTGGGCGCCAAAGGCGGCAACGGCTGGCAGCTTCTCACGTACAGCGGGTACGTGGAAACCACGGACGGGCGGCACCTCGTGTACGTGTTCATGCAGCACGGCGCAGAGCAGACCTACACCATGCCGAACACCCGCCGGGCATTCCTGTGGATCAACGCGGCGCTGAAGGTGATCCTGGACGGTCCGCCGATCAGATCGGCGGTCTCCTGGCCCTGA
- a CDS encoding DegV family protein — translation MTIAIVTDSTCDLSPDLLAQIRVTSVPLYVLFDGKMHRDGLEIRPGDIFAGLKAGKKTPSTSQPSPAEFAVAYSHALEHADEVLSIHISGQMSGTVGSARLAAQEFGGKVTVVDSRSVSMGLGLRVLRTAELVHEGRSMAQIVAKLEAAAQHADIRFTVDTLDFLRINGRIGGAQALLGGLLNIKPILVVRDGRVESGGRVRGHKKAMADIVDHVKKYVAKHGGARVAIMSTPGGEAFVQEVRDGLRGVNFEDMGNHQIGAVVATHAGPGTVGVTLEPVQV, via the coding sequence ATGACCATTGCAATTGTCACGGATTCCACGTGTGACCTGAGTCCGGACCTGCTCGCGCAGATTCGCGTGACCAGCGTGCCACTGTACGTTCTGTTCGATGGCAAGATGCACAGAGACGGACTGGAGATCCGGCCGGGCGACATCTTCGCGGGCCTGAAGGCCGGGAAGAAGACGCCCAGTACCTCCCAGCCCAGTCCGGCCGAGTTTGCCGTGGCGTACAGCCACGCGCTGGAACACGCGGACGAGGTGCTGAGCATCCACATCAGCGGGCAGATGTCCGGCACGGTCGGCAGCGCGCGGCTGGCCGCGCAGGAATTCGGCGGGAAGGTCACGGTCGTGGACAGCCGCTCGGTGAGCATGGGGCTGGGCCTGCGCGTGCTGCGCACCGCGGAACTCGTTCATGAAGGGCGCAGCATGGCGCAGATCGTGGCGAAGCTGGAAGCCGCGGCGCAGCACGCGGACATCCGCTTTACGGTGGACACCCTGGACTTCCTGCGCATCAACGGCCGGATTGGTGGGGCGCAGGCGCTGCTGGGCGGCCTGCTGAACATCAAGCCGATCCTGGTGGTCCGCGACGGGCGCGTGGAATCCGGCGGCCGCGTCCGCGGCCACAAAAAGGCCATGGCGGACATCGTGGACCACGTGAAGAAGTACGTGGCGAAGCACGGTGGGGCGCGCGTGGCGATCATGAGCACGCCCGGCGGGGAGGCGTTCGTGCAGGAGGTCCGTGACGGGCTGCGCGGCGTGAACTTCGAGGACATGGGCAACCACCAGATCGGTGCCGTCGTGGCGACGCACGCCGGGCCCGGTACGGTCGGCGTGACCCTGGAACCCGTTCAGGTCTGA
- a CDS encoding (Fe-S)-binding protein: protein MLPLTHQILFFIFALAAGAFGAWNFYRLYRRVARGAPASENRAGSPAARLLYALRVSLTQERTFRRRTAISVLHAFIFYGFVYYLLVNVIDGLEGYLNFHIDSDASPLFAAYNILADVLSLLVLVGVISLVVRRLFTPSRRDFRFTEKTLLHPLLKANYILRDSLIVSAFITFHVGSRLLGNAAKMAQEGGDPFQPFSTALGNLMFGGLSEQALQGWRIFGYWGALGSVLAFLAYFPFTKHIHIFMAPVNYALKRPVGSGVLPPMKGLEEAMEAEEPKLGVEKLEDLEWPRLLDAYACIQCNRCQDVCPANATGKALSPAALEINKRMELNVIGAHPSPFTLKPAPFESGASTAHPLLEFAINEESVWACTTCGACMQVCPVQDEQMLDIIDIRRHQVMVAGEFPPQLQTAFRGMERASNPWGISRDKRMEWAEGLRVPTIDENPTPDVIYWVGCAASYDPGAQKVARSFVQLLDKAGVNYAVLGKKEACTGDSARRAGNEFLYQQLAQENVETLNTVAPKLIVATCPHCMNIIGNEYQQIGGDYRTIHHTEYLETLVAAGKLPLEKLPEHVTYHDPCYLGRHNGVFDAPRALITQMAGEVLELERTRENSFCCGAGGAQFWKEEEEGRERISDNRFREIQARLDSARTTSDTFEQTGKVVAVGCPFCKSMMNSTPEKQKRDDIIVKDVAELMLESVQRADGTWQAPTGPVPDATPLEQPEPVTAPNAQMPMTRTGDTPAAGSPVVGETSADVLNAQPGSPVQNPDTQPEPQAAHPEAAARKAWTPKTGDDVQRPAAPAEGTPARKAWAPRTKGDDVSAAPAAQTDDVPAAPTPAARKPWAPKASPDDVSPAPVGAAPTPAPTDAPVRKAWAPKAKTPAADAADPAPTPTEMATEPPVTPERKKWTPGARSAPSATPAQDSGTTGEAAAATQPVEQPVTEGADSEATRRKWTPKTQVAPEQTQQIQPVEVAAAPTSAAPVGSAPDVTIEAPAVPPAPEGAAAPGARRKWQPRSAAPAAGTAPQGTAEPTDAPAVPAQDSAPPAPSEAGAAARPKWQPKKKD from the coding sequence TTGCTGCCCCTGACCCACCAGATTCTGTTTTTCATCTTCGCCCTGGCCGCCGGCGCGTTCGGCGCCTGGAACTTCTACCGCCTCTATCGCCGCGTTGCCCGCGGCGCCCCCGCCAGCGAGAACCGCGCCGGCTCCCCGGCCGCGCGCCTGCTGTACGCCCTGCGCGTCTCCCTGACCCAGGAACGCACCTTCCGCCGCCGCACCGCCATCAGCGTGCTGCACGCCTTCATCTTCTACGGCTTCGTGTACTACCTGCTCGTCAACGTCATCGACGGCCTCGAAGGGTACCTGAACTTTCACATCGACAGTGACGCCAGCCCGCTGTTCGCGGCGTACAACATCCTGGCAGACGTTCTGAGCCTGCTTGTCCTGGTGGGCGTGATCAGTCTGGTCGTGCGGCGCCTCTTCACGCCCTCCCGGCGTGACTTCCGGTTCACCGAGAAAACCCTGCTGCACCCGCTGCTGAAAGCCAACTACATCCTGCGCGACAGCCTGATCGTCAGCGCCTTCATCACCTTCCACGTCGGTAGCCGCCTCCTTGGCAACGCGGCCAAGATGGCGCAGGAAGGCGGTGATCCGTTCCAGCCGTTCAGCACCGCGCTCGGCAACCTGATGTTCGGCGGCCTGAGCGAGCAGGCCCTGCAGGGCTGGCGCATCTTCGGGTACTGGGGCGCGCTCGGCAGCGTCCTGGCCTTCCTGGCCTACTTCCCGTTCACCAAGCACATCCACATCTTCATGGCGCCCGTCAACTACGCGCTGAAACGCCCGGTGGGCAGTGGCGTCCTGCCGCCCATGAAGGGCCTCGAGGAAGCGATGGAAGCCGAGGAGCCCAAGCTTGGCGTCGAGAAGCTCGAGGACCTCGAATGGCCGCGGCTCCTTGATGCGTACGCCTGCATTCAGTGCAACCGCTGCCAGGACGTCTGTCCCGCCAACGCCACCGGCAAAGCCCTGAGTCCCGCCGCACTGGAAATCAACAAACGCATGGAACTCAACGTGATCGGCGCCCACCCCAGCCCGTTCACGCTGAAACCAGCCCCCTTCGAGAGTGGCGCCAGCACGGCCCACCCCCTGCTGGAGTTCGCCATCAACGAGGAGAGCGTCTGGGCGTGCACCACCTGCGGCGCCTGCATGCAGGTGTGCCCGGTGCAGGACGAGCAGATGCTCGACATCATCGACATCCGCCGCCACCAGGTCATGGTGGCCGGCGAATTCCCCCCGCAGCTGCAGACCGCGTTCCGCGGCATGGAACGCGCCAGCAACCCCTGGGGGATCAGCCGCGACAAACGCATGGAATGGGCCGAAGGCCTCCGGGTGCCCACCATCGACGAGAACCCCACCCCCGACGTCATCTACTGGGTCGGCTGCGCCGCCAGTTACGACCCGGGCGCGCAGAAGGTCGCGCGGTCCTTCGTGCAGCTGCTCGACAAAGCCGGCGTGAACTACGCCGTGCTGGGCAAGAAGGAAGCCTGCACCGGCGACAGCGCCCGCCGCGCCGGCAACGAATTCCTGTACCAGCAGCTTGCCCAGGAGAACGTGGAGACGCTGAACACCGTCGCGCCGAAGCTGATCGTCGCCACCTGCCCGCACTGCATGAACATCATCGGGAACGAGTACCAGCAGATCGGCGGCGACTACCGCACCATTCACCACACCGAATACCTCGAGACGCTGGTGGCCGCCGGGAAACTCCCCCTGGAAAAACTCCCCGAGCACGTCACGTACCACGACCCCTGCTACCTCGGCCGGCACAACGGCGTGTTTGACGCTCCGCGCGCCCTGATCACCCAGATGGCCGGCGAGGTGCTGGAACTCGAACGCACCCGCGAGAATTCCTTCTGCTGCGGCGCAGGCGGCGCGCAGTTCTGGAAGGAAGAGGAGGAGGGCCGCGAGCGCATCAGCGACAACCGCTTCCGTGAAATTCAGGCCCGCCTCGACAGTGCCAGAACCACGAGCGACACCTTCGAGCAGACCGGCAAGGTGGTTGCCGTCGGCTGCCCCTTCTGCAAATCCATGATGAACTCCACGCCCGAAAAGCAGAAACGGGACGACATCATCGTGAAAGACGTCGCGGAACTCATGCTGGAAAGCGTGCAGCGCGCCGACGGTACGTGGCAGGCCCCCACCGGCCCCGTTCCGGACGCCACGCCCCTCGAACAGCCCGAACCGGTCACGGCGCCCAACGCGCAGATGCCCATGACCCGCACCGGTGACACCCCCGCCGCCGGCAGCCCGGTGGTGGGCGAAACGAGCGCGGACGTGCTGAATGCCCAGCCCGGCAGCCCCGTGCAGAACCCGGACACGCAGCCCGAACCGCAGGCCGCCCACCCGGAAGCCGCCGCCCGGAAGGCGTGGACCCCCAAAACCGGGGACGACGTTCAGCGCCCCGCAGCGCCCGCAGAAGGCACCCCGGCCCGCAAAGCCTGGGCGCCCAGAACGAAAGGGGACGACGTGAGCGCGGCGCCGGCCGCCCAGACGGATGACGTGCCCGCCGCCCCGACCCCCGCGGCCCGCAAGCCGTGGGCCCCGAAGGCCAGCCCGGATGACGTGAGCCCAGCCCCGGTGGGGGCCGCCCCGACCCCCGCCCCCACGGACGCTCCGGTCCGCAAAGCGTGGGCGCCAAAAGCAAAAACACCGGCGGCCGACGCTGCCGACCCCGCCCCCACGCCCACAGAGATGGCCACGGAGCCGCCGGTCACGCCCGAGCGGAAGAAATGGACTCCTGGTGCCCGGTCGGCCCCATCAGCAACCCCGGCCCAGGACAGCGGCACCACCGGCGAGGCCGCTGCGGCCACCCAGCCAGTCGAACAGCCAGTCACGGAGGGCGCCGACAGCGAGGCCACTCGCCGCAAATGGACCCCTAAAACCCAGGTGGCACCCGAGCAGACGCAGCAGATTCAACCGGTCGAGGTCGCGGCCGCACCGACCAGCGCCGCCCCGGTGGGGTCCGCACCCGACGTGACCATCGAGGCGCCGGCAGTGCCGCCCGCCCCTGAAGGGGCCGCAGCCCCGGGGGCGCGCCGGAAGTGGCAGCCCCGCAGCGCCGCCCCCGCCGCCGGGACCGCCCCGCAGGGCACAGCCGAGCCGACCGACGCCCCGGCCGTCCCGGCGCAGGACAGCGCTCCCCCGGCCCCCAGCGAGGCGGGAGCGGCCGCCCGCCCGAAGTGGCAGCCGAAAAAGAAGGACTGA